The window CTCCCGCAAAAGGGCGTGGTCCGGCATTCTGAGGCCCACGGAGCCGTCCTTGCTGATCCAAGGAGGGATGGCCTTCCCGGGGACCACCACGGTGAGCCCCCCGGGCCAGAAGGCCTCCGCCAGGCGCAGGAACTTTCCTTCCAGAGGGCCGAGGTCCACGAGCTCTAGGGCGCTTTCCAGGTCCGCCACCAGCACCTGGAGGGGCTTGTCCTCGGGCCTGCCCTTGACCTCGTAGATCCTCTTGCAGGCGGCCTCGTCCTCCATGAGGGCCAGCACCCCCCAGACCGTGTCCGTGGGGAAGGCCACCAAACCCCCTCCCTTGAGGGTCTCCGCCGCTTTGGCCAGGGCTTCCTGGTATACTCTTTCCATGCCGGTCTACCAGTATAAGGCCCGGGACCGCCAGGGCCGTCTGGTGGAGGCCACCATTGAGGCCGAGGACCTCCGCACCGCCGCGAGGCTCCTCCGCGACCGGGGCCTCTTCGTGGCCGAGATCAAGGAGCCGGGGAAGGGCCTGCAGGCGGAGGTCCGGATCCCCGCCTTGGAGCGGGGGCCGGGCCTGAAGGACCTCGCCATCTTCTCCCGGCAGCTCGCCACCATGCTGGGGGCGGGCCTCACCCTCCTCCAGGCCCTCGCCATCCTGGAGCGCCAGACGGAAAACCGGAAGTTCCGGGAGATCCTCAAGCAGGTGCGCACCGACGTGGAGGGGGGGATGGCCTTCTCCGAGGCCCTCTCCAAGCA of the Thermus thermophilus HB8 genome contains:
- a CDS encoding L-threonylcarbamoyladenylate synthase; translation: MERVYQEALAKAAETLKGGGLVAFPTDTVWGVLALMEDEAACKRIYEVKGRPEDKPLQVLVADLESALELVDLGPLEGKFLRLAEAFWPGGLTVVVPGKAIPPWISKDGSVGLRMPDHALLRELLRRVGGHAAATSLNKSGEPPVRTEAEARTFAVDFVFPGEAGGLASSVVDLRTGEVLREGAIPKEALLAHLR